A window of Mustela lutreola isolate mMusLut2 chromosome X, mMusLut2.pri, whole genome shotgun sequence genomic DNA:
TTAGAGCAGTTCTGCCCATTTCCTTGAATAAATGCGCCTCCCATTTGTTGTATGCTTTTGACCAATTTCCCGAGTCTCCATTTTTTGGGACAGGTttgtttagttttgatttttagcGATAGGATCTGCTGAGCTCCTTAACTGGCCACTCCGGAAGTCCTGCTCTGTAAACCACATAAGTTGTACAGATTAATTATACAAATTCATCTTACTCCTTGGGGGAGACAGTGGGACCTTCCTTGGGTTGTCAAATCCCCAGGGTAATGTCACCTTGGCAAAATGTTGACTTCAGCCTGGAAACTAACTGGATCTGCAGGAAGAAGTCCAATTGTACAGACCAGAGCACCTGAACTAGTGGCCCTCTGtacttattttcttccagttagTTTTTAGGCAGGCTTTTTCAAGAATATTCAATGATCATATacattccatgaaaaaaaaaaaaccaccaaaaagaGCTCTGTGGCCAACATTTGGTTCACACCAagttaaacaaaatcaaaagaagttAACgtcaggacttctcagagctttTAATATGCTGTTTGTTGAGACTCTCTAGGAAAGAAAAAGTATAGTGTTTTCTCAACATAATTGTGACCAACGAACACATTTTTCCTCCACAGAGAATTTCAAAGTATTAGTGATCTTTGAGACACCCTTTGGTGTGTTTTACTTGAAAATTTCCACTTGGATCAGACATACTGAGATGTTAAGGGAAGAAGTATGTTCACAACTATGAAAGCTATATGCATTAACCTTCTAAAGGGACCGGTGCTAGTGGAAATGAATGGAGGAAATCCCTCAGGGAGGTCTATTTCAGCAGACAATCAAGCTAATACAGCTGCCCCTCCTCACCAGGAGCATTTCATTGGTAACCTTCCAacttcgtttttgtttttttaaggaggcCTTCCCATGTGCCTGGCTTAAGTcagacttttgaaaaataaagacaccATCAAGGAGTACAGTTAAGGGTGAGCCAGAAAAGAGTTACAAGCTGGATGTGTCagaagaggcaggctgggggtgtCCACAAGGTGCTGTGGTAAGGCCAATGGCACAGTTAACCTGGACCAGGGTGTACAAGGAGACCTGACAAAGGCCGTGATGTCCAGGCTGGTTCTTGCAGGCCAAAGAAGGCGTGGCCAGGACAGGCAAAGGAGAAGAGCATGTGCAGAGGCAGAGAGCCACAGGGAACAGTGTATTCTGGGGACTCCAAGTTGCTTACGTAGCTAGAATGTGGGGTGTAGAAGACTGGACAGGTACAAAGGTAGCAAAACACGAAGGGTTTTGTGTGGCACCCTGTGGGGTTTGGATCTTATTCTCAGAGTGAAGGGAGATTATGAAAGGCTGTTGAATCTCAGGATGGTCTATGCTTCAGAAGCTCCCTCTGGCAGCAGTGTAGAAAAGGGATCATGGAGGTAGATCAGAAAGCCAGCTCCAGGCGGCCAGCAAGAATAATGAGGGCCTGAATGAGCCAAGATGCTGGGGCGAAGCGGACAGAGGGAGTGGTAGACCATTCCTAGGCTTCTGACTTGAACAATACCAGGCACTGGTACAGCCACATAACCGAGGGAACACAGGACAAGGGGCAGGTGTTTGGGAAGGAGTTAATGCATTCAGGTTTGCACTTGTTGGGTTTGAAATTCTGACAGAACGTGTACAAGACATTCAGGAGATGGGTGGGACTCTGGGTTGAGACACAGATTTGACAGGTTTCAGGATAGAAGGTTGTTGAAGCCATAGGTGTGGAAGGCAAGGGCAAGGGCTGCGGAGACTAAGCAACAGACAAAACTGGCGGGAACTGCATCTCCCTCTTCCAAACGCCTACAGCACGTGCCTGGAGCTCAGACGGCATCTGTCATGCGCTGCAACATTTATTTAGCTCTGTGCCTGTGGGCCACAGAAAGTGTCATGCTAGATGTGAACgtatgaagagaaataaaagatcctTTCGTCCACGGAGGCTATGATgtcgttgggggggggggagaattcTACCCAActattatgaaaatgaaatgaagagtTATGAATATGCTGAGTGTAGAAGAGGCAATTAATCCAATGGAAGATATAACCCAGGCTTCGGGAAAAGAGGAGAGCATCTGAGTTGAGGTGGGAAAATAAGTGGATTTCGCaagcagggaaggggaaagaaggcaAGTAATTTGAGGCTGGAAACTAACAGATCACAAGAGAATGGAGTGCGGGaagtgacagagagaaagaagctggAAGGGTGGCATGAGGCCAGGATCCAGGGAATCCTGCTGAGATTTCTCAGGAGTCCATTTTAAAGAAGGCACACACGGGCCTATGTACACCCAAGGGCCTGTGATGTAGCTAGCTTCGTTTCTGCCTATTCACTAACCTCAGAAACACATTTAAGAACGATCAATCACAAATGCTAAAGGAAACCTACAAAACCACCACACTACATTTCCATTCTGCAAAACTGCGTTAGTGGAACTTTAATTACTTGGCTTCATTATAAAATTTCCACTGCATGTAAGTGTAAATAATTTCACTCTAATGCACTCATTTGAATCTGTGGCTGAAAGCATTGGTAGAAATCCCATTTTTGTGGCACTTCCTTGGCAcactgaaggaaaacaaaatgtataCTGTTAATCAAGCCCTGAGTGACTCTGAAAGTGATGGGTTGCATAAAGATAgcaaataataagagaaaaatctattttaaagattaaaaatattttatttaaacttttcttcataaacacttttaacattttttttttcaatttaaaaacagaatggaTAGCATAAACATGTTTGAATAGATTATATTCACGGCTTGGGAAAAATTACCTGACAAAAATGTAAAGGCTTTCAAAACAGGTATAAAAGGCAAACCTTAAATTATTCTAAGATTTTTAAATCGGCCCTAGGATTATTTGACTACTGGCCCAAAATGTACCTAAaggtcaaaatatttttctatagacAAAGGATGCCCAAGAGGTAGAGGGCATATACAAGTTAGGTAGAAAATAACCTCTCTGACCACCTCACTGTAACTCTCCTTCAGAAAGCGAACACCTAATCCTTACTGACACACTGATAGATAAGGTTTTTAATGCAGTTGTTCCCaaagatgtaaaaagaaaatccaagaatATCGAGGGGGAACAAAGCAAGCTGATGGCATTCTCTCGGTGTTGCTCACGTAACACCGAAGTTACACGGGTACATGTACTAAAAGGCTAGGACTTCCACGAGCTTACTGATTCCAGTCTATGTCTATTGAATATTTGACTTTATAAACTCTCAATAAACTAATTTTTCAggactttcattttaaagataaatctcTTTTTAGAAGATATTTATTCCCAAACCAACTCTAATCTGATTGAACAAACATATGTTCCCTAAAAATGTTcagagtacaaaaaaaaaaaatcaaaaatgtgtaataggcaaaaaagaaaaatggcactaGCAGTTTTACTGCCATATAGCCCTCAGTTATACCTAATTTACACTATTATCTATGTTGTGTTTTACTTCAGTCTAAAACTTTAAATTATGTATTCTCAAAAGAGCTAGTCCTTTCTGAGATAGCTTATAAACTGAAATATCAATTTATATTATAAACTGAAATGTTATGACCTACAaccacatatacatatataaaaatagtcCCACTGAACGTTTGACATGTTTAGATTATGCAGCTCAAataatttgttataaaatattttaaagcttagTTTCATGTAATTAAGACAAAACTCTCCATTTTTACCACTTCTCCTCACACAAATGTGTGTGTCCTTTACTATGACTCGAGCAGGCTTCCCAGAATGAGGTGTCCAAAGGTGCTGCTTTAGAAAAGATAAGTGAAGGGCTCAGTCAATATTTCACAAATTAgagtaacacacacacagagcagagtaATGAGGACACACAGAATGCTGTCTCAAGAAAAGCTAATAGTTCTATTAATtaagctttgctttttttaaaaaccagtagtATTTCTTCCAATATAAAACCTTCAATGTGAGAATCTTGGATTTTATGAAATGGCTGTAGTGCAAGGATTTTCTTTAAGCAGACTAAAATCGAAACTGAGAGGGTCAAAGATATGGAGAACAAACATTTCTAATTAAGATGTAATTAATGAAAATCGGCTATTTTTGTAAAGTCTGCCGTTTAAAATGTAAAGTGAAAACACACAAGGATCACAACAGTTACACTGTATAGTTTCCAATctgactgaattaaaaaaaaaaaactattttgagcACATACAATGTAGATTAACAAAAATGGTTCCAAATGaagcacacaaaaaataaacttgaaaaaaattctatggaaaaattttccatagtttagtataacaaaaataaatctctttcaaCAATTAAACCACAATTTTAAAAGGGAATGTAAGTTAATCATGGATTTAAAATAACCTATATTAGCACTACATATAAACAGGTGAGTTTTCTCAATACATTCAGAACCCAAGCAATAGCAACTATTCTTAAAGCTCAAAACTGATTACAGCTAACATCAGGTCAGACATGACTTATGTGTGAAGCTGAACCCAGAGTTAGTTCAAGTTAAGATTTcagaaattttctaaaatgtgaaCTTTGATCTTGGTCTTGTGTCTTGAGAATGGAGACCAAGAATATGCAACTGTTCGCCCAGACTTTACCCTAACTGGGGCTATGAAGTCATACCTAAGCAATTAAAGAGAACCACCACTGGTGTGTGACGTATAAAAGCCTGATGGGGTACCCTGTCTCGATTTTTTCCAGCAAAAGACAACGATGAGGAAAATAATGAAGacgttattattgttattttctttaaagcaagacagcacacacacaaaacattaaACCAACTAATgtattagaaaaagaattaaatggcTAACCTAATGCCTAACTTTCAAaagtaaaatgattaaaaatgctttttaaaaggtagaaaaagACTTTTACTCATATTACTATGGCCAACAAGATACTGAATTCCGTTTTAAGAAAGTGAAAGTAAATGACAGAAccacttaataaaaatttaagtctCATATACAAAAGAATATCATTAACTTGATTTCTAAAACCAACGCCaatgtttctctttctcaaaaactaCTTGTGTACCTGACTGTTTCTTAAACTCAAATGTCTCCGGTTTTGGAGTTTTAAAATCAGGCGTTCTTTTCATAGTTATCtaattgcaaaaacaaaaaaaacaaaacaaaacaaaacaaaacaaaaaaaaaaaccaaaaaacccaaaagtcttCACATTTCCGTGACTTCACCCTTCCATTTTGTGTTCAGTGGTggcagcagcaaaaaaaaaaaaaaaaaagtgaaactagAAAATTTATACAACAGCCATAGAAGAAGGCATTGCAATATTGCACCAATATCCTAAGACCTGGCAAGTTTTGCCAGTGTAGAACTAGTCTGTATCAGATATAGACTCTACTCAGGAGAAAATGGCATCCATGTGAATGATCCACTCCCTGGTTATTCTTGCTTAATCTTGTTCTTCCTTCTGAGTTTAAAGAGTTGAAAGGTGCGCGGCTAATCCTACAACACTTACTATAAATGCTTTTAAACAGTTATTCTTGATCTGTTCTGAACTTTGAGGTTACTATCCTTCATGCTAGTAGCtttcagtaaataaaacaaaggctGGGGGCTTACATCCCCGGTGCCACTAAGTATTCTGTACTAAATAAACAAGTAGATATGACCAGTAAGATTATAATTCTGTTTCTTACCTCTACATCAAAAATGAGCTCAAATTTTCCACGAGTTGCTACTTTCCATTCAATAACAGACGCAGCGGCCTTACTGAGTGTAAAGAATGGGAGTTGCACTTACTTTTAAGGGGCCTCTATTTAGGAGTCTGGTATGACCTAAATGCTCTTTAAAAGTGCTTGCACGCTGCAAGGCCCGGGCTGCGTCTACCACTCCGACTCTCACTAAAAACAGGGTAACGTTAAACAGActgcaaagaaaaacattttcaaaaagaagacatacattgAATAAGGAACACTAACGtttacttttgaaaagaaaatataaaatgttagttTTCAGAAATCCATACATGTTTCAGGAATACACGGAGTTCCAGTATTACTGAATCAGTATGGACTGAAGATAGGCTACTTTGATACCAATGAGGACTCCAGttattttaactttctaaaaatgttaatacacGAAAAGACGTTACATCTAAAATTCAACAAGTATGGCAAACCGTGTGTGCAAGTGCACTAGCTTAAAAATATAGAATCCTAACCACGCATAAAAGGAGATGTGCCTTATATGTTCATAAGATGTATGCAAGTATGGATATGCTTTCACTAACACAATGCAGATAAGAGAAGGCAGCTTAGAAATAGTGTTTTGAatataaaaaagttaattttgtagaaaatttatatttttgcattttcagCAAAAAGCCATGCAAAAAGGTCAAGAGttttaaacttaaattataaAACCAAAAGGTCTAACAGACTGTAATACACTGAAACGTTCCAAAAGATTTCAGATCGAGATAGGAACCAAAATTACATCCAGTGACACTTATCAGGTCTTCTCTTAGAAGATGCAGGACTCCTACGCTGACAtctgaaagaaatgtttaaagcaCAAAATCAACTTCCCAGATAAGTGGATCACTCTATTAAACTGCTTCTGGAAGTAGTTTCAAGAGCTAGCGCTTAGAATGAACTTATTGCATGAGTCTGAggccactaaaaagaaaaaaaatacggATGCTAGCAcagaatgaaaatttttttacgATACTAGACCAATGGCTTTGATAGTAAAACTGGTGaggtttttcttcactttttttaattaactactTCGTCACAAACAAatcttttgtttggctttttttttaaagggagaaagaTGTCATTAGTTGCAACGCCTGACCTCGTCCAGTATATATTCCGGGAAGTGCAGGTTGCACACTTGTAAACCATCCAGCTTGCAGGGCATCCGCGGGTACTCATCTTCCTTCCACTTGTTTTCTTCTGGATCAAAAGTAAGGATGGAATCGCTGTAATGACCGTTGTAGCAAAGGCCTCCGAGAACCATTATTTGTTTGTCCAGCACAGTCACACCATGGCCACTTCTGCCAATTGGCATGGATGCCAAGATGGTCCACTGATCAGTCTCTGGGTTGTACACTTCTGTGGAAGGGCATCCCTGAGACTCAAAAGAGGCCCTCAAGATCACACAGACACCACCGAAGACATAAAGCTTGCCGTTGTAAGAAATCATCTTGTGAAAGCATCTTGCGTAATTCATTTTGCTCTTATTCTCCCAACAGTTGGTAACCACTTGCGTTCTTCTGGTCCGCTGTTCTATGGTCCCTTCTTTACTGGGGTCGAACACGCACACTTGTTTGGAGGTGGAAGATGAGGTGATTCCACCGGTGATAAACAACTTGTTGTTGAGCACTGTCCCTTCATGTCCGTATTTGTTAACTGGATAAGGATCCACGAATTCCCATTTATCATTGGTGATGTCGTATCTCTCGGTTGAATAGAAAGTCTCATCTCTGGTTCTGCCAGCTACGGCATAAATAAACTTCCCAATAACACCAACTGCAAACTCTGAACGTGGCACTGACATGTCTGCCATCCGGAGCCAAGAGTTCTGCCTCGGGTCATACCTGAACACTTTGGAAGAAGCATGGAATTCGCCATCTGGGCCCAGTTCTTCCCCGCCCAACAAGAACACGAAGTTATTGACGATAGCAAGGCAGTCCGGGCGCAGAGGAACCTGCGGGCCCTCCAGCTCCCACCAGACTCTTGGCTTCTTTAAGAGAAGGATTTTACTGTTAACCATGCTATGTCCAATCATTCCTCGGAATACTGTAGTTTGGGGTTTGGCAGAGCGGATGCGGCTGGATTTCATGTCCAACAAAGGCTGCTGGTGAACGTTCTGAAAGTAATTCAATGCTTGGTCAACTTCATAGCGCAGCTGTCGGGAGTATCTATAAAATTCGGATGTCTTAACCTAAGAAtacaagtaaaataatttaaccaaaagaaagaacatcaatggcaaaaaaatatatatatatatatcaaagccAACTAAGGAGGCTAGTGTATGATCTAAGGCTTGCTGTACTAAAACTGCTTTTCTTGTTAAgatcacatacttttttttaaacaaagctattatatatttgtttttataataatctATGCACAGTCCCAAGCCTTTCAAAGTAAACAAGCTATTTTCCAGGCACAAGCTAAATTCCTCTAGCAAAATATACTGATCATCTATTCTGTATCAGGCCCTGGGATATAAGTGGTGATTATGAGGACAAACAGAGGTTTCACAGTAGAGGGAGTCACGGCCATGGTTTCCTTAACCACAAGGAACACTGTAAGAGCAACCATGACTGAATAACTTGGGCAATCAAGTTAGTGAGTtagtaaaaattttagaagatgCAAAATTCTCAGTAGGTTTTTGCTATAAAGACTTGGTCGGATATCAGCAGCTCCTACAACCATCAAGCAGGTGACAAGgtccaatttttttcctttttgtttttggagCTGGAACTACATCATTgtgaggattttcttttttaaccaaaatCTTATGAAGCACTTTTAAGTACTGTGCTAAGTTCCATAGGGAGACAAAAATGTTAAGTATAAGATGGGGTCTGTTTCCTCAAAGAACTTCGAATATGTTTGGGGAAATGAAAATAGACACAGATTTGCCAACAAGCGAATGAGGCGGTTGGCGGCTGGGAACGAGAGCGCACAGCCCATCTGTGAGTGCTGCAGATGTGAAGACAGGGAACATACCAAACCGGCCCAAAAGACAGGCTGCCTTGTGGAAGAGGTAGGAAGCTGGACAACCACGAAGAAAAAGCCCGTGTCATAATGACAAGGATGAGTTGAGAGTCTCCCATGTCGACGGGAAAATCAGATATTGAGAGAGAAAACGGGCAGAAAACAGTCAGTGCATGACTGACGTGAAGTAGGGATAGGTTCCCAAAGCGAGGACTCTGACTGATCGGAGAATTTAGACTTGAGGTGCTCTGGAGAGTGCTGTCACTAAGGGACACAGGAGAGGCATTCCACTTCACTGGTGATCCATCTGAGCTGCTGAGAGGACACGGACATGGCGAGGTCCAGGCACCCGTGGGGGATCCAGGGGGACTGCTTGGGAGGGAGCCAGCACCAGGCATTTACTTAGgagcttccttttcctccctctgccctatcTTTCTCATTCATTCCCTACCTCGGTCCAAAGAAAGTCTGAAACAGAAAGGACCACAAATGTGTTTTAAGTATTTTGGTAACTGTCTTTCAATATAATTGGCTTCCTTTGTAATCCCAATCACTGAACTTTATGGCTTTAATATCATTATTCTGAGAAGGGGTCCTTCCGTGGGTTTCACCAGGGTAGCGAAAGAGTAAACA
This region includes:
- the KLHL15 gene encoding kelch-like protein 15 isoform X2, which codes for MAGDVEGFCSSIHDTSVSAGFRALYEEGLLLDVTLVIEDHQFQAHKALLATQSDYFRIMFTADMRERDQDKIHLKGLTATGFSHVLQFMYYGTIELSMNTVHEILQAAMYVQLIEVVKFCCSFLLAKICLENCAEIMRLLDDFGVNIEGVREKLDAFLLDNFVPLMSRPDFLSYLSFEKLMSYLDNDHLSRFPEIELYEAVQSWLRHDRRRWRHTDTIIQNIRFCLMTPSSVFEKVKTSEFYRYSRQLRYEVDQALNYFQNVHQQPLLDMKSSRIRSAKPQTTVFRGMIGHSMVNSKILLLKKPRVWWELEGPQVPLRPDCLAIVNNFVFLLGGEELGPDGEFHASSKVFRYDPRQNSWLRMADMSVPRSEFAVGVIGKFIYAVAGRTRDETFYSTERYDITNDKWEFVDPYPVNKYGHEGTVLNNKLFITGGITSSSTSKQVCVFDPSKEGTIEQRTRRTQVVTNCWENKSKMNYARCFHKMISYNGKLYVFGGVCVILRASFESQGCPSTEVYNPETDQWTILASMPIGRSGHGVTVLDKQIMVLGGLCYNGHYSDSILTFDPEENKWKEDEYPRMPCKLDGLQVCNLHFPEYILDEMSA
- the KLHL15 gene encoding kelch-like protein 15 isoform X1; translation: MAGDVEGFCSSIHDTSVSAGFRALYEEGLLLDVTLVIEDHQFQAHKALLATQSDYFRIMFTADMRERDQDKIHLKGLTATGFSHVLQFMYYGTIELSMNTVHEILQAAMYVQLIEVVKFCCSFLLAKICLENCAEIMRLLDDFGVNIEGVREKLDAFLLDNFVPLMSRPDFLSYLSFEKLMSYLDNDHLSRFPEIELYEAVQSWLRHDRRRWRHTDTIIQNIRFCLMTPSSVFEKVKTSEFYRYSRQLRYEVDQALNYFQNVHQQPLLDMKSSRIRSAKPQTTVFRGMIGHSMVNSKILLLKKPRVWWELEGPQVPLRPDCLAIVNNFVFLLGGEELGPDGEFHASSKVFRYDPRQNSWLRMADMSVPRSEFAVGVIGKFIYAVAGRTRDETFYSTERYDITNDKWEFVDPYPVNKYGHEGTVLNNKLFITGGITSSSTSKQVCVFDPSKEGTIEQRTRRTQVVTNCWENKSKMNYARCFHKMISYNGKLYVFGGVCVILRASFESQGCPSTEVYNPETDQWTILASMPIGRSGHGVTVLDKQIMVLGGLCYNGHYSDSILTFDPEENKWKEDEYPRMPCKLDGLQVCNLHFPEYILDEVRRCN